The genomic window GAATGCCAATTTCCCAAGCAGAACCAAGAACTTCCCTTTTTCTTCAGCATTCATCTTCCCATCAAAGAATTTGTCATTCATTCTCCTAATTTGAGAGACACTATACAGTGTGTACATTTCAGTCAACGTTATGGCAGCTTTTCCTTTGCTCTCATCTCGCAGTATTTCATATTGCACACTCGCTATGATACGGCAGAATACTGGTATGTGACACATGATGTGGAGGCTTCTGTTCTTTTTGATATGATCAGTGAGACACTTGGCCTTTTCGGGACTCCTGGTGTTATTCTGAAAGAACTTGATTATCTGGTCATCATTGAATCCTCGCACCTCTGTTATCAAGTTGAAGCACTCATCTGGGATCAGACTGGCTGCTGCTGGTCTGGTTGTAACCCAGATGAGTGCAGAGGACAGAAGCTTACCTTTAATCAGACTTGTTATGAGAATTTCCACTGTTGATTCTTTGTCAGGTTCAGAGATCCACTCCTTAAAGTCCAGCTTGAGTGTGCTTTCATCAAAACCATCAAAGACGAAGAGAATTTTGCATTCAAAAAATCCAGGGAAATTTTTCAAACCTTTGACGTCAGGGTAGAATGACAAAAGAAGACCCAAAAGGTTGaaacatttttctttcttcaaGTTCAGCTCtcgaaataaaaaaacaaaaacaaagtctATGTCTTGATTTTTCTTTCCCTCAGCCCAGTCCATGACAAATTTCTTCACTGCTACAGTTTTCCCCGCACCAGCAATTCCCAAAGTCAAGACTCTTGTGCCTGAGTTGGCTGTGAACATGTCTGCCAGCTTGACTTGTTCATCTTCAGAGCTTGGTCTAGCCCCAATTTGTCTCATGTCAATTGTTGCCACTTCGTGTTCAGTGTTGACTCCTCCAGTGCGGCCCTCTACAACATGCAGCTCAGTGTACATGTCTTGTAGAGTGCAAACTCCAGACTCTTGATGGATTACAGCACAGTGTTTTCTTATATGCTCTTGAAGCTTCAGTTTTAGTGATACTTTTGTAACTCGCTGTGCTGCATTTTTGTGAagacacaagaaaaaaaagaatatagTGATATAAACATCTGACTGTAAACTTTCATCTTAGGATATACaacccaaatcagaaaaagtgcaaaaaaaaagaatgtaataatctgcaaatctcgtaCTACTATTAGCATGTATAAGTCCCATTTTTTTCTGATATGGGCTTGCCgttttcatcatcatcatcatcatcatcatcaatgcTACATGAATTAGAACTTAGTTCATTCTTCTTTGTACATTATTACAATCCAATgtttcatacacacaaatacacacacacacacacattgggtgACCATTTGACCCAATGGTGAAACAGCTGACAAGGTCATTACCTCCTCCTTGTTGAGGCTCAGGCACTGCTGGGCTCACAGCTGAACTCTGAAGATCTTCCACCACAGGAGGGTCATGAGACCGGTCTTGGGCCCCGGCTCCTTTCTTCTCCAGCATGTCCATGAGGGTCTGGTTCTGTTCTTGGGCCGTTGATTTGCTCTGCGCCTGTTCACTCTCTAGATGAGAGAGGACACTGCAACACTTCGGGACGATCAGTGGCCCAGAAACGCCTCCTCCACCCAAGGCTGCGGTTTGCTCCATCCCCCTAGAGTAAGCTGGGGCATCCACATTGATCCCTCCACCTCCTTCAGCCAGACCTGGGGAATATTGCTCACCTCTCACTAAGagaagggagatggagggatagagaaagaaatacagaggagagaaagagcagacaAAGACGTGCGAGATTATGgaaggggggtgagagagggagaggcagagatgaACGAAAGGGCAGAATGGAAAAAAAGtgacaaaaagaaaaatgtagAAGTAAAGGTATTTAGTGAAAGAGAAAtcagaaacagacagaaagagggaatgatttagagagaagagatgtgagaaataaaatgaaacaGAAATAGTCAATGAGAAAGTAAACAGAGAGAAGTGAAGGAAAAGAAcagtggggtgtactacgaatctcgattagtgggttagcgaggtatgttgcgctcaaagccaggctatgctgtgacacttctctgttttagtgtcgctatatcaccatggtatcttatgctgtcaaccgaacctggtcgggaggaggttatgtgctaagttatagctcaaatcgtgtaatctaccgcacactgaccaatcaattgtcttaaaaacgaagttctcacgtgtaggattctgtcatatatcttacaggtggagctccgcctctactaacattttggatctcgaatgcgctttaatagggcggtgcgtgcaaatatcccactatggacgtgtataccatacaacaactgatgacaattgatttatttgatgttataggttagacacaaaaaatcaccgcagtgtagattaagctatcgctcatgaatgcggaagtaattgtttttaaatagaggcggtcttgtgcgtcaccatgttacacgattggccaaagtcatcccaacaccgagaacgcgcacagatctgagctgaaagcctagtttgacaaatatatcacataactgcaatcgtagtatcacttaacgtatacccctgagtcaaggctttgtcaagcctcgatatgtctacatagcttagatatgtctaacgtgcttcgtagtataccccccaggagagaaataaacaataaacaaacaataaatatatatttttttttcccatatGCACAAAATGGAGCTTCATCATAGACTGTAAGCTACACACTTACATCTTCCCAGATCCCTTTCCAAGTCCATGGCCAGTTGGTTGTGCTTCATCTTCTGCAAGATGGTCACCATGATGCCCCCAGCTTCCATGCTGTACACCTGCACCATCAAGTCCACAACATCGTATCTGTCGGCATTTTCCAGCTGATTCCATGTGATTTGCCTCTTCTCCTGCAGATAGTGCTTAATCCCCTTAAATTCGGTCACTTTGAGGTTGCTGAGGGTGTTCCTCAGCGTTTCCTTCAAAGCTGAGGCCATTTTGGTGTCCGGTTTATATTTGAAATCACCAGCCATTTATACTATTatttagaaagagagaaaaaaatgtttaaatgaCATGTAACTTTGATCTGATTTTGGAAGAACCTCACTGCTCAAAAGCAATAAAATAACAGTCAAGTACATAGACTGACAGCATGAGCTTTGCATTGAGGAACTACATGAAAGAAAGGTGACGTTTGGCAACGTTTAGTCTATTGAAAAGTTTCTGAGGTTTCATTTGCCCTTACAGTTTTTCTGAttgattaaacacattttttgtatgcaaaatctaacacaccttgcttaactcttcacaccatCGTAAAAACGGTGTTTTCATATCAAagagtaaacacaagccatcacaataagcacacaatgtgccaactacacactgatggtatagaaaacacatctggcttttgctttctctgtgcacaaggtaggctatgtcagattgaggtcatacttttgtcatagttctataaacatacagggatccaaacttaaAGTTTATTTACACCCATCAACACAAGTTGTttgaacaaacacaagtgtgtttttccaagtcaaaacacaacatattataatatatatacatttcactaagacaaaaaaacaacaatcagTCTACATCATGTCGTCTCTTTCAAAATgttgtctacatcacatgcaatgtcctctaGCCCAAGGCACCAGGGAacatatattctggaatgccgtatccaggcctgacatgatgcCTGATCAATATCCCCATATGTAGACAGattttttgcctgtaaaagggctatttcttactcttcttacccttcctcttccccctcctcgtcctcctcttgcttctccttgtcctcttcctctatgtTCACCtccttgtcatcctctccctctcgcttcttcacctccgcatcctcttcctcctcttcttcctcctacttcttcacctccacgtcctattctttggcctcctctaattcttacttttctcactcttcctgctccctctattatacccattgtacattacctgtggcttatagtgcttaggctgattacAAAGTGAActctaattatctaaaacagttttcacatgagaaagtgtgtcagagagttggcaaaattgTCAGGATACTCAAAATAGGACCCAAGCGCAGGACTCAGTACTGGCAGAATCTTCagacaaacacatttatttGCTAACTACGAACTTACAATTACAAACTTACAGGCAGACAGTACTTTGACTAGACTAAACAGAGAGATAATCTGACAAAGGACAGAGAAACAGgggggtagaaatacacagaccaattaacagaaagacagaggactggacgagacAAGGTGTGGAAGCAGAAACGGAGGGAAAACTATCAAGACcggaagcacagaccaaataaggagatggggtggagacaaagacaggtgacaggcaggtaaacataaagcacatggggaaccaggtaaacacagcacacacaggtgTTACGGGCTTGCCCGTTACTGCCTCCTGCTGGGCTGTTCTTTCTCGTTTGTGTCGCAGGTTGGGATTAGTGCAGGTGTCCCGGTCAAAACTTGATTGACCTGCACCTATATAGGGCTACCCCGCAGGGGCAGGGGTCCCTCTCTCCACACGCCACTGTTGTTGTGATTATTAATTATATTTGACTGATTCGCACCACATTCATATCTTCTCACCACTGCATTTATACTGGCTAGCTTTTTTCTATGATTTACTTATTTACGTTAATAAATTACTTTTGTAATTACTTTATCCTCGTTTGGTCTCCCACactacacaaaatggccaccagggtggcacaaagtcACTCCATCCAGGCAGGATCCTGAaaaaaaatagtgtaaataatagtcatacatgtgtatagatttgaTAGGAGtatgttgatcatttggaaattgagtgtaaatcAGTGagttgtgcttttagttttgcgaactcagtgagtggttttgctatacgtattaatagttttagaaattgtgctataagaatcttAGTtttgtttaagcattcagaaaaaactgtaaatggcAAAACCTGTAATGGATTGATGAACTGCTTAAATTGTATGTCAATTtgaaaggtgtgtgtatgtgtgtgcatgtgatgtgtgtgtgtgtgtgtgtgtgcttgtgtgtgtgtgtgtgtgtgtgtgtgtgtgtggtactccTCAAAAACAGACAAACCGCCTACATTCACATTGCTACAGCAACCAATACGCGTTTATTCACGCCGTGAAACGTACACCtacctcgtccattaattcaaTATAGAAGGTAACTGGGAAGAGCAAATCAAAGAGCTCACCAGCAACTAATCCAACAGACCTCATCGACTCCTGCCCCTTACCCATCATTATGAAAATCCATGCTATAAGAGAAATAGCCCTGGCTAAAATTCAGCATTTATTTGTAAATATCCATATTCAACAAAACATACTGACAGAACTAAACAATAAAAAGGTGGGACTGGTAAGGAAGTGACTTGGgctgaacacacactcaacccggGACTACGGTgtacattttaggacatcctcagctgTCAGAGTCAGGTGTCAGACATCAGATAAAAAGGCATCAGGTCAAAGGAAAACCGCTGTCAAGTTTACGGAATTACACAGTCATGTctcagacatcagatgaaaaggATTTAGGTCTCAGGAAAACCGCTGTCAGAAGAAGCGGAGTCAGACGAAAAGTTCTCAAGTGAAAAGTTATCAGAGTCAGGTTTCAGACATCAGATAAAAAGGAGTCAGGTTTCAGGAAAACAGCTATTTCTGTTAAATGGTACAACAAGCACACTTTTTTGTGATATAATAGGCTATGAAATAGTTGTTTTCTGCAAGCTAGTTGTCTGTATTTGTTAATGTGCATAGTCTGTCTTTTATTTGGTGGTGCCCCATGTGTTTATTCCTTGCTGATGTGTGTGACTACCCttactgtgtgttgtgtgtgcaggttGGATTATCTTGTGTTGCCCACCACTGACATGTTAAGGTGTAAGCTTGATTACTGTCATCACAACGTAACTGTAGGTTCACAGGAATGGTCCAGAACAATGTCACCACCACATCCAGATTCACAAATATACGTAGTAGCCACCATGTTATCCAACTTCATTGTGATGACCACAATGTTGCCACAATGTAACTGTGTTAGGTGGGGTCTGGCAA from Alosa sapidissima isolate fAloSap1 chromosome 9, fAloSap1.pri, whole genome shotgun sequence includes these protein-coding regions:
- the si:ch211-114l13.9 gene encoding uncharacterized protein si:ch211-114l13.9, coding for MAGDFKYKPDTKMASALKETLRNTLSNLKVTEFKGIKHYLQEKRQITWNQLENADRYDVVDLMVQVYSMEAGGIMVTILQKMKHNQLAMDLERDLGRLRGEQYSPGLAEGGGGINVDAPAYSRGMEQTAALGGGGVSGPLIVPKCCSVLSHLESEQAQSKSTAQEQNQTLMDMLEKKGAGAQDRSHDPPVVEDLQSSAVSPAVPEPQQGGGT